TTTAAAAAGCAATctatttaattcatattttctaaaatttgtaCACACAATATTCCTTGcatttaatgttttcaatttttttcccttgtttgagaaacaaaagaagtaaaagagatttttttaaaaaataaaatctacagtgTTGAGGAGTGTCAACACTAGGCAGGAgactattttgttatttttaatattttaagaatcAAACAATTAATTTCGACAAACTACAGGGACCAAGATTATAATTACCTCAAGAACTTAGCAGAAGCTCAGCCCTCTAAACAAGCACCAAGAAACAACAGAGGCTGTAAACGTaaccaggaaaaagaaaagaaaagaaaaggtaaagaaaaagaagaagaagaagaatcctCCGCATTTGTAGTATTTTTGTGCTCTCAAAATATGCAGTGTAGAgtgaattattttaaagataaaaaaaatatactttcaagcaaaatcacaattaaaccttaattaaaaaatagcataaacAAAAATCATCTAAAAGAGGTGGAAAGCTGAAAAGGGAGGTATACATGTACATTGAGGATAAACTCtgacacttttttttataagaaaaaataaaaaataaaatgtgtaacaaaagaagaaagttTGAACACTAATGTCTATAAACATTTTCCTCTCCTCTCTAAAGAAAGAAACAGTAAAGGTAAAAATCATCCTCTTCTggtgatattttaatttaccaAACTTGACCGACATTGGATCATGGCACTTGATCACAATCACACCTTCCCAACAATTTTAAATCATAACGCTGATTGGAACGTCACGCTGGTTGGCGACAACCACTCGGTGCCTTGGATGAAGGAGTCTACAGCGAATTTCGCTGCCTCGTCCACCGTAAGAGCTGGCTTGTAACCGTCCCATGTAACCCTTCCATCAACAATAGCACCAGGACCAGTGTTCTGGTACTCTGCATAGAATATGGTGGCCGGTGGATCCACACCACTGACCCATGATATCCAACCTGATGGTTTCAAGAATGACCCGATATCGGACTGCATAATGACAGTGGTGGAGTAATCCTTCCAAGGCCTACCGAGGTAAGTTGGAGCTGTAACATTATCCAAAGCAGAAAACTTGCACTTCTGAATTGAAATGCCAGTGTTTTGATTAGGATCCTTCTTTCCCTGGGCTGTGATGGTGTTGAATTGGTTGGTTAAGGGTTGCCTGGGCTGGATGTTGCAGTTTTGGAAGACGACCGCAGCATTGCCGAAAATGAAGTCAATGGTGCCGGTAATGTCACATTCACGGTAGAATTGTCGATTTGAGTGAGCATAGAGTGTGTCCTGAAATGCATCAAAGGCGCACCGATAAAATACTGACATGTCCGAGCCGGACCTGAAGGCCACTGCCTGGTGCTTTGCTGCCCCAGCCGTGTTAATGAACTTCATATCTCTGGCAAAGAACCCCTTGCCGGCAACCGCTGGTGATCACAACAGAATACTAATTAGAACTCAATTTCCAAGGATGTAGCTTtcggaaaaaaatcaaatatttgaacCACTAGCTACTACATGATCCATGACCCTATCAGAATTGACTGGTCAGCTTCGCTATTAACGAGAACCTAACAGCATCCTCCTAGAGAAGTGTAAGTGCAGGCATGGAGCAAGCTTAGATTtgaatatcttttcttttgggTTTGAAGGGCCTCTTTTGGGTGACAACACTAGGACAGAAAGTGAGGAATCCATGTTCTACTAGTGCAAGTGGTGCCGGCCAACACAAACTACAGTAACAAAGCAACGAGCATCTGTCACTTGTTCTGTCGTTAAAGTTTCTTTATGTTGATATTAATGCACTTTGATTCCCTAAGGCTACGCTATACCTATCTCTGACCTGAAAACTACAGCAGTCAGTTCCACTAGTGACGATACTAAAAACCACAAATAAGTCAAAAGTCCTAATCTCTATGCATACTCGCAGGCCCGTCACTTCGTTTGGATTATGGGGAAAAAATGGGACCATCAGGAATGATGGCCATAGATCAGAAGACAGACAAGCACATGGTGGGTCCACAGAGCTAATTTATTATGTTCAAAGCAACATTTACAGAGACCAGCAGAATTTAGGTAAGCGTTGCCCCCATCAGTTCACATGGGGGAGTGGACATTCAAATCCATGTGCCTTTCCTAACCCTTTCATTAGAAGATGCCATTCTGCTACTAGTTGCTCTATTTCCCAGCTGAACTATTCACATGGCACAGTATGGATCATTCATGTGTCTTCCAAGTTTCAAAAATTTGGGCAATGATCATGCAGTGTGAAACAAAGAAAGACTCGTGgagaaaccaagaaaacaatTGTGAAGTTTGAGTCATGGATGCATAGATCTAAAATCATAATTGGTAAAGTAATCAAATTGAGAAAGCAGGACTTACCGAAAGTGGCAGTGGAGAAGGTGGGTGTTCCATCAACAAAATTTAGACTTCCTGAAACAATTGTCTTGCCCTTCCCCTCACCGTAAATCATCACGTTCCACTTGCTTTTGTCCAAAATCACATTCTCCACATATTCACCTTCCTTAACATGAATGACGAATCTTGATTCACTCTTCTTTGGAATTTTTTCTACCGCCTCACGTAGGGTCTTGCAGTCCCCAGTGCCGTCCTTCGCCACTGTGACATTCGGCGTCGGATTAGACTCCTGAAGTAGCCTTCTATCTCCCAATCTAACCCATTGAGGAAATTCTGAAACATGGCTTCTTTCAAATCCAAGTAACCTTCTATGAATTGGGATTTTGAAATCAGACAACAAACCCAGGATTTTTGCAACAATGGCCAAACTATTGCTAACGAACTCGGTAGAGTTCTCCATTGCTGTCTTGACTTGATCAAGTGTCTGGTTAAAAAGCTTTGTAGTGCTCAAATCTTGCAGAGCATCTAAACATGTTTCTTGGTCGGTAATTGTAGCACTGAGCCAAGTCTTCAAGTCATTCATTTTAGCTGGTGATAAAATCTGTTCACCTTCACCAACAGCCATTGATGATATGGAGTCATTCAGTCTATCTACAGCATCATCAAACACGGTTGCGCAGACTTTCAAAGCATCTTGAAGGGTTCTGTCATTAGTGCTTTGTATGAGCTTATCGGGGTAGTCTTTGAGCTTGGAGAGCTCATTCATTGCAACACGTAAAGAGAGCTTGAAAAGCACTTCCGGATCTGTGGTGTTACCCATTTCAAGGGCAGAGATGCTGGAGAAACATGAGGCTGGGTACTGAGTCACACTGCAAACCGCCTTCAATGAAGTGGCCGGAGTCAACTCAGGAGGAGGAACCGGGTCGGATGATGACTTGTTGTTTCGTTTGTGCACAACAACTCCTATAACAGCACCAATTATCACAGCTAAAAGAACAATGGAGGAGACAACGATAATGATCAAACGCTTCCGCGATTTTTTCCGGAAGGCTTGCTGCTCTGCCTCATCCACCTTACCATATCCTTTGAAGGAATTGATAGAATCCATAAATtgctttctgtgttttttttttttaatctgtggAGGGAGGGAGCTAGCTAGCTTTACTGGGAATAATGTGAGGGCTTTGAGGGTGCGCGGCTAAGCTTTAAATCGGTGGTGTGAAAATGCGTGTGGGCTCGTTGAATGGGAGCTGGTGGGTGGGACTTTGGTTTGTCTCTGAGCTGGTGTCTTTTTATAAAGGCAGGGGAGGCAGAGATGTATGGGAATGGGATCTCCCTGCCTTTCTTCGATGCTTCTTCGtctagatattatttatttatatttagtgtGAAGAAAATATCATTGCCATCCTTTCTCCTAACAAAGTATAGAACGTTCCATTTCTTATCAACCGAAAttaacactatatatatatataaactactttgaataataaataataatttgaaatttaataaataatatttagaatttaataaattgcgcatgaatatttaaatttattatttaataaataataataaataggttttgaatataataaaaacttgatGCTTGGGAATccgttgtaattttttaaatacttgcGCTATTATTTTCAgtatttattaatgatttttttattttctttccagcCAAGTTACTCATCATTAATCTACTAAAAGGTTAAAAGAAACgattaaaagaagagaaataataataataataataataaacataagCAAAAAGACAGGGGGTATTTATGACAATAATAGcagtagttttttaaattatttttggttgaaaatatatgaaaaataatatattttttattttcaaataaattttaaatatcagtatattaaaataatctcaaaatactaagaatttaatttaaaacaagattattttttaaatatttcaaaaacaatagaCACTAAAAATTTGGGTATGTGGATGCATGAAACAAGTAAAACACGATTCCGTTTGACACCAAGGCAATAAGGGGATCCAGCGGGGAAGCTGAAGCCAAGTCGTAATTAAAAACTGAAGGAAGATATTGCCACATGTACTCAAAGAAAGTTGAAAGCAGCATCCTCCTCCATGCTCACGCGGTCTATGGAGCTGAAACAGAGGGCACAAAACCAATCATTatgctaattgtttttttttttaatgcccaTAGTCTAGTTctgtaataataaaatcaaaacagctGTGTCTGCTGGGCCGGATATTTATGAAACggtaagattttctttttttagttttcaataataataataattaaataggtTCCTTTTTGCCATCAATTGTGAGAAATGGTCTCATTCCTGGTTCGGCAGACTTTTTCAACCAATGGGTTGCAGACAGCCTGTTAAGTGTTAACCCTCCTCGATAAGCTAGTCCGGCCCTTTGGTTTACCTTCCTAAGCGGTTTAGCTTAAAGGAGGTTAGCATGGACAGCTACATGGCTAGTGCCATGGATTTatagagtattttttatattatgatgatggttatttaaaaaaaaaattattttaaaaaaatatataatttttttttatttttaaaattttatttttgatattaatacattaaaaaaaatttaattttttttttcaaataaagtttttttttaaaaaacattttttaatacaCATAAACaggaaataaatgaaatttcgGTGAAACAATAACTAATTTGTCATTGTAACTTACAAATTCAGCAACGAAGATTATAACTTACAAATTAAGTAACGAATGAGCAGTAAAGGTTATGAAATGCTTTACACTCCTCTTGAATTTACAACTCATCATTATTAGACTAGTAAATTTGCATGttgagatattatttttaaaaaataatgtctcATCAACtcgattttaaattaattttaaaaaatgtataatttaatgttcagatattttttaatatcataataattatataaaaaaataaatttaaaattaattattaaatttgaattcttATATAAACATAGTTTAAGGACTAAATGTTTTTAGGAAAATTAAtagcctaaaaaaaaatcaaagtgaaaaaaaaaaaataagctctCTAGAACtaatttgaaattatgataGCAATAAccgttcaaaatattttttatttaaaaatacattaaaatataaattttttatttttttaaattatttttaatattagcatatcaaataatcttgaaaacatataaaaaattatttaaaataaaaaaatttaaaacactcTTTGATTAATTGTTTCATTTGCAGTCTGCACAATTGAATGGGGACAACACTAGACGAGCGAGCGAGCTCGCTCTACCTTATGATCGATCGATTCACCGAGTTGGATTCGAATGGGACAGCACAACAATAGCCTCTtgacttcaatttatttttaaatgggctctctttctctttctttttcttttttcttttttctttttcgccTCGCCACATGGGGGTGACTATGAAGGATCTCACTCCGTGTTGCCGATAATTACGCACATAATCATtcccaatttctttctttttttatatatttttggtagGTCAATTTTAgcctttttatcttatttttcttcataattcttcttttatttgttttatttataggaAGCCGCATGAGGCTATTAGACTACAAGTTTAACATGAGGTACTTTCTTCTTGACGTGGGCCATCTTCAACTTTAATCACTTATTTAGTCAGTTAGCAATAATAATGTTTATACGGAACCATGAATTCAtcaccctttttattttatttattttattttaattctatcttttactTTACACATATCTTAACACAATGTATAATAATAACTTCACAAGTAGAGTAATCATCCATACAAgttaacattaaaatttaaacacaaGATATTTACATAGCCGACTTAAAATAATAGTCGCATGGACAATGGTTCAATGtcctaatttaataaaaaaaactaaaaaaaataagtaagatATATTTGTCaattatcttttataaaataaaaggtgacctcagtttaaaatgaaaattgctCAAAACTTTACTTGTCAACATacgtaaaatatatatatatatatacacatacattttttaaaattttcatttatagttttattcGAAATCTTCGTTCATCTTAAGTACTTTGGGTACAAGTTAAAATCTTTTTGACACTTGTATAAATCCTTGAGACAACacgattagttttttttatttgttttttattgtgaaattgGATCCTTCCTCGAGAGTGTTTATAAGAGTTTCTACCAGGGGtgagaaaaaactgaaaaattaattaaattgtgaaagttgaaaaaaaaaatgaaaaaaatcagataGTGAAAAataactgattaaaattttaaaaaaaataattggttcggtttgatttataagtctaaaatttaaaaaaccgaaccttaaacagaaaaaactggaaaaaaccaagccagacaaaaaaaaaaaaaaaacactgaaaaatcgattaaatttaagaaaactgaaaaaaaccaaatcgtgaaaaaaactgcttaaaccgattaaaattttgaaaaaaaccgaccggttcgattttataagtttgaaacaaaaaaaaccaaactgaacccaaaccaaaaaaaaaacctaagccaactgatttgaaccagttttttcctaaaaaacgAACCTAACCGAActgaaaccggtcggtttgaaccgatttttttttaaatttaattaaatttaattttttttaataaaaaccaaactaaattgaaaataatcacCTCTAATTCGTATCACTTCTCGATTAGATTAGAAGTCTTCAAGAAGTTAATAAGAAATCATGAATAATTTAATGTGCCGGAGATAGAGGTTGGTTTTGCCAGGATTGCTTCCTTCTGAGCAAGTTCATTTCATGGGATTGCGTTGCCAGCTCCATTCATTAATTCCTATCACAATCAGCTCCTTATTTAGCTCCTTCGGACCGGCGGTTCTTAAACAacccaccaaaaaaaatataaagtcccTGTGCTGGCGCCGTTTGCTTAGCTACAGACCAAATAATATAATTGCACCGTCTTACCCAGTTGCCTTGGTAGCTTATGGAAAGAATCTTTTGTAACAATGTTTTAATCTAACGTACTGTACATTAAATGTCCTAGGATCGTTTGGTACTGAGGCACTCAacttttcttaagaaaaatgtGAGCATTCTTAGAAAATCTCAATTTTCCTAAGTCTCTCGTGTCCcaagatattatattattaaaacaaaagggatgagaaacaaattaaatataaaaataaataaatgtagagagagatgagattgaaacaaaaaaaatcattaagaagcactaaaatcaaaataaatagatataaaaaaaaacgaggaCAAATTTTAAGACAAATACAATTTAGAGGATCCATCTGAATTTTATCGTCAAATCGCCGCCAACTAGACCAAACATGCCACTCTAACAATTATGCGAGCATTTGACATGTCGGATGAAATGACTGTTGGTAGATTTTGGCTATTAGAATACAACCCATGCACCTCCAATTTGATGTGGGGGATAATGAAGCATGTGTAGCACACTTTGCccttttatattgatttttaatattttaataatttaaattattaaaaagccTCTAAGGACAACAAAGACGAAAACACACTCCCCAATCAGGCTTGATTTTTTCAAGTCAAAGTTAGACATGTCATTTAAttgtacaaaaaatatataaatgcaaAAAACCCCTCTGTATAAGGtcaatattttttagcttttaaaggTATAACCGTCCTTTAACTGtgtaaataaaatcaagtataCACAAAAGCTCCTCCACAATAGGCCTatgtttttagcttttaagGGTGATAAAGTAATTTACtgtatataaaacattaaattattaaattgtccCCGATCAATTAGCAAATGACATTTTGATCCCTTGAAAAAAAAGGGCTCTACCCCCGCTGACAAGGCGAATTGTTCAGTGCAATGCGAAGGACAAAATGGTTAATACATTGTCTGAATTGTTTCTTCTCACATGCTATAATTCAGCCTGCCCCAGTGGATTGACTCAATGATCTGCCAACATAAAGACTGGCCCGAGTTGATTTTACTTTCAAACCAAGTTAGGAGTTGATTTCGTCAAATTTAGATGACCTAACATGTCAATCGTAAACTCTAACAAACTTGGGTTAGACTCGATGGGATCAACTTtgtgaattttattaatttatgtttaaaatgatgtcatttcatttttttttattttttttttctaaacaacattatttcaataaaataataaagaaaaattgtttGAGAATAAACCTTGATGGACTCACCAACTCAAAAATTAAACTTACCAATTTATAACCTAAGACTTGCAATCAGGTCAATAAGTATGCACAATGTGTGAATACATTAGTTTTCTTATCTTACATTTTATACTCATCATATTCATATACCTTTCtttctactactactactaatactaattaataattataataatattttagataagtAATATATAAGTGTTTGCTAGgatatgaaatttgaaaataatgaaTATTTCAATGAATTTAACCCGATgccaaaataattaatattatatgtattttatgcAATTGTTagtagatatattatttttatttgataattattgtCGCACTCGACATCGCAGTGGccttaaatgtttttgaaattttaatgaaaaaaacagatTTCTAGTATTTTGTTCTTAGATAGGAAAATACTTGTTTAaaagagtcaccacctagtattattgTCACTTAAaatcctaactggtcaacatagATTCTATGATATGTGACTGATTAcgtaaaagagaagatattatcaccccttaaatgttatgcctgaggcaggctgcattgctgattttgtcttaaattactaaaattttgttggttttatgctatgatggtttgcttataatattcatgACTCTAGCGTCATTGAATATTCAACCACGAATATTTCAAAGTCTGgagttggtaaatattacgtagaaaaataaacatatggTATTCCCAACTCTGACATAAGTGAATAAACTAGtgaaatgaatttaaattaatgcatgcatattttttatatttttaagaagaaaaaaacaaatgtattgTATACCAGATTTGCATTTCATAGTAAAAGTTTAAAGATCAATTATACAGtgaaatacttaaaaaaaatacaaggaacctacaaataaattcaaaaaggtctacaaatttttttggaattttctgaTATTTAAAAAGGACTTGTTCGACCagatatcaaaacaaaagggTAAAATAAAGTGGATTGGGTAGACTAGGCCCGAGGCTCAGGCCC
This region of Populus alba chromosome 3, ASM523922v2, whole genome shotgun sequence genomic DNA includes:
- the LOC118038059 gene encoding pectinesterase 3, whose protein sequence is MDSINSFKGYGKVDEAEQQAFRKKSRKRLIIIVVSSIVLLAVIIGAVIGVVVHKRNNKSSSDPVPPPELTPATSLKAVCSVTQYPASCFSSISALEMGNTTDPEVLFKLSLRVAMNELSKLKDYPDKLIQSTNDRTLQDALKVCATVFDDAVDRLNDSISSMAVGEGEQILSPAKMNDLKTWLSATITDQETCLDALQDLSTTKLFNQTLDQVKTAMENSTEFVSNSLAIVAKILGLLSDFKIPIHRRLLGFERSHVSEFPQWVRLGDRRLLQESNPTPNVTVAKDGTGDCKTLREAVEKIPKKSESRFVIHVKEGEYVENVILDKSKWNVMIYGEGKGKTIVSGSLNFVDGTPTFSTATFAVAGKGFFARDMKFINTAGAAKHQAVAFRSGSDMSVFYRCAFDAFQDTLYAHSNRQFYRECDITGTIDFIFGNAAVVFQNCNIQPRQPLTNQFNTITAQGKKDPNQNTGISIQKCKFSALDNVTAPTYLGRPWKDYSTTVIMQSDIGSFLKPSGWISWVSGVDPPATIFYAEYQNTGPGAIVDGRVTWDGYKPALTVDEAAKFAVDSFIQGTEWLSPTSVTFQSAL